TGGTGGCTTCAACCTGGGCCAGGGTGACGGTCCGCTCCACCGGCTCAAGGGTCCGGATCAATGGCCGTGAGCTGATCCCCAACGCCACCCGACTGGTTTTCATCGGCAACCACCAGAGCCTGTTCGACATTCCCTGTTTCCTGGGCTGGATTGGCCGCCCGGTGGGATTCGTCGCCAAACAGGAACTCTTCAGAATACCCGCGCTCAGCCAATGGATGCACCAGTTGCCCTGTGTTTTCATCGACCGCAACAGCGCCCGGCAGGCGATGGCCACTTTCAAAGCCAGCGCGGAGATCATCCGCCAGGGCCATCCCCTGGTCATCTTTCCCGAAGGTGGGCGCAGCGATCCGGAGGTTTTGCGGAAATTCCACCTCGGCAGCCTGAAACTGCCCCAGATGGCCGATGCCACCATCATTCCCTTCGCGATCAAGTCTTCCTGGCGCATCATGGAGATCGACAATCACATCCACGCAGCGCAAGTGACCATCACCATCCTGCCTCCCGTCAGGCCGGATGATCCCCTCTACAACCAAAAGATCGAGCTGGCCGAACATCTGCAAAGCATGATCGGAACCGCTCTAAACGAGTAGTAGTGTGAAATATCTCATTTCCCTTGCCTTGATCATTGTTTCAGCAGGCTGTCTTTTTGCCCGGACCACCGTCGATTTCGGTCCCAAACTGGGCTTCAACCTCTCCCAGCACTACGGCACCAAGGCCGCCGATAACGATCTCGAGGTCCAATCAGTTATGCGTCCCGGAATTTCCGCGGGGGCCTGGCTGGACCTGAACATCCTCCCCAATTTCAGCCTGGGCTACGAGCTGCTCTATTCCATGAAGGGCTCGGAGCAAAACATCACCATCATCAGGATGGAGGAAGACGGGGAAATGGTGGAACTGGACAAACCCGCCGTGATGAACGTCAAATATTATCTGGATTACCTGGAAGTCCCCATCCTGCTCAAGGTAAAAACCCTCGACCGGCCGGGTTGGAGCATATCCGCGATCACGGGCACGGCCATGGGCATCAAGGTCAAGGGCTGGCACCGGCTGGATGGGACCTTCTATCTGCCCCTCGGGGACGGCGAATTCGACGCGATTCCCGTCACCGAAGAGTCCCGCCTCGAAGAAGTCAACCTGTTCGATTTTTCCTTTGTTTACGGCGGCAATCTGGAGCTCAAGGGCAAAGTCCCCCTCATTTTGGAATATCGCTTCACTCTGGGCTGGGACAACCTTGCCCTGCCAACCTTTGAGCTGTTCGAACCCGTCCAGCTCCGCAACCAAACCTACAGCCTGATGCTGGGCTACAAATTTTAGAAGGCGCCAATGAAACACATCATCGCTTTGACCGCGCTCCTGATCCTGGGCTCAGCCCTCTTTGCCCTCCTGCCCCTCGAGCCGATCTATTCCAGCGGGCCCTTCGGCGCTCAGCAGATCGGGCTGCTCACCTGGTCGGACCGCGCGGATTCCCTTGTCTATTACCAGGGAAACTCTCCGCAAACCATCACTCTGGAGCCCTCGAACTTCGGCGCGGGCTGGATCTCGGGGATCCTGCCTCTTCCTGACCATCCCTATGTCGGCTATCGCGGGCAGGCAGACGAACTGCGGGTCAATCCCGTCTTTTGGGATCAGGGAACGGCGGTTCCTCTGTCCCATCACATCCTCGTGGAAACCGATCCCGCGGGGGACAACCTTTTCAGCGGCGACTTCCTGGACATCCTCCATTACAAGGCCGGTTTCAGCTCCGAACGCCTGTCTTTCGCCATCAAGAACAATTCCACCGAGTTTCCCGTCAGTTCCGGCACCACGTTTTTCGCCTACATGGTACTCCTGGTCGATCCTGCTTCCGTTCCGGACGATAACCCCATCGTTTATGGCCTGATGTACACCGTGGACCTGGGCACGATCATCAGTCCCGGCCTCTATAAGATCTCCGGAACCGGGCTCACGGACCAGGTCCGCATCGGAGACATCAGCTCATCCGTCGATCCCCAAAGCGAGCTGCTCCTGCTATCCTGCGCTTTGAGCGACCTGGCCGCGGACGCCGATTTCAGCTCCTGGTTCGATCCGGACTATCCCCTCATCGGCACGGGTGTCATCACTTCCCGCATCACCCTCACCTCCGGGGTGCAGCAAGCCGACGCCGTTGCCAGCGCCCAGCTCCTCTTCAAACCGCAACTGATGCCAACCGCCAACTCCTTTGCCCCCCTCCTGGAGAATCCGGGCGCGGAGTATATTGTTTTGGATGATCAATACGTTGTCCGCTTCCATATCGCGTACACGGACGCCGATCAGAATTTCCCCCGCGTGGCGGAATTCCTGCCCGATGGGGGAGGGGCCTGGCAGCTCCAGCCGAATGGCGAACCTCAGGACCTGGACTTCAGCTCGGCAGTCACTTTCCGCACCGAGGGGATCCCTCTCGCCCCGCCCTGGAACGGGCAATTCAGATTCTCCCACGGCGATGAGTTTGTCTATCTCGGCCTCTATCCCACGGCAGTCAATGACGATTTCATGCCCGGGCTCAGCCTCTCCATCCATCCCAACCCCGCCCGGGGTTCCATCACCCTGGATCCCGGCACAAAGCTGGAGGGCGCGCTCGATGTATCTCTTTACAACCCGCGCGGGCAGAGGGTCAAAACCTGGAATTTTATCAGCCCTGATACCGGCCCGCTCAGCCTGGACCTCAGGACCCTGCCCGCCGGGATCTATTTTCTTAGACTGCGCGATACCCGGGGCAGCCGGGTCAAACGCTTCGTCAAACTGGATTGAAGCGCCCCCTTTCCCTCCTTATATTCTAAACGCATGCCTCTCGTACGCCTCCCGTACACCACCCGCCTGATTGGCGGGAAGTCGGGGAGAGGCAGGCAGCTGGCGAAGGTTCCAGACAAAAGGGCGGAAAGTAGTGGGGAAAGTTCGTTTAGGGTAAGCTCAGCCGGGCAGGTTTCCCTGGAATTCGACGACTAGGATGGTGATATCGTCTTTTTGGTCATCGGAGCGGGAGAAATCCCTGACGGCGGCGAGGATGGCCTGGGCGGTCCTTTCGGGCTGCGTTTCGGCGAGCTCGCCGAGGATTGTTTCCAGGCCGGCGGTGCCGAAGAGGCTTTCATCGGGGCTGAGGGCCTCGGTGACGCCATCGGTGACGAGGATGATCTGGTCTCCGGGGCCCAGCTTGAGGGATTCGGATTCGACGGCCAGTTCCTCGAAGAAGCCCAGGGCGGTGGAATGGGTGGCGGCGAATTTCCTGAGCCTGCCGTCTTTCCGCAAGAGGTAGAGCGGCACGTGCCCGGCGTTGGAGAAGACCAGTTCGCCGGTGTTGAGGTCGATGATCCCCAGGGTCATGGTCACGAAATTGGATTCCAGGTTGTTTTTGACCAGAAATCCGTTGAGCTGGCCCATGATCTGGGCCGGGGTGCCGTACAAGGGGGCCACGGTGCGGAGCAGGGTTGTGACCATGGTCATGGACATGGCGGCGCCGATGCCTTTTCCGACGACGTCGGCGATGCCGAAGCAGAAATGGTTGGCATCGATGAGGAAATAGTCGTAGAGGTCGCCGCCGATCTGCCCCGCCGGTTCCAGGATCCCATAGGTGGAGATGTTTTGGGGCCTGAGTCCCGGGTTGTCGTGTTTGGGGATGAGGTTGCGCTGGATGGCCGAGGCGAAGAGGACCTCGTTCATGATCCGGTTGCGTTCGGCTGTGACCTGGCGCAGATTGGTGATATATTCCTTCAGCGAAGCGCGCATCTGCTCGAAGGCCTCGGTGAGGAACTTGATCTCGTAGGCGTTGGTGGAGGTGCTCAGTTCAAAGTCCAGATCCCCCCTGCCCACGAGTTTGAGGGAATCCACGAGGTTTTTGAGGGGTTGGTTGATGGCATGGGTGCGCCCGTAAACAATGGCGGCGACGATCAGGAAGGCTATCACGGCAGCGATGAGATAGATCAGGGTGAGTTTGTTGTAATCGGAGACCAGCTCCGCGTGGGGAACGATCATGGCCAGGGTCCAATGGCTGGAAGGCAGCGGCCTGTAATAGATCCAGACATCCCCCTCCGGGTCCCAATCCTTGATCCTCGCGATCCCGCTTTCGTCGTTGACGATGCTCTTGCCGATCTCGCGCAGCCTGGCGTCCTGGTGGATTTCCGCGAGGTCGAAGATGGTGTAGTTCATGGCCAGGGAATCCTCCGGATGGGCAACGATCGTGCCATTGTAGGAAAGCAGGAAGGCGTATCCGGTATCCTTGGCCTTGATGGAGAGCGCGATCCTCTGCAGATTTTCCAAAGGCAGGTCCAGCCGGAGAATGCCCATGAGGCTGCCATTCACCACCAGGGGCAATGAATAGGAGCAGACCAACTGGGCCGAACCGTCCGCGTCGAACCAGGGATCGGACCAATAGCTCTTTTGGGTGAGATAGGGGATCTGATACCAGTCCTTGTATTGGTAATCCGGGTTGGCGATCAGCTTGGAGCTGAGCCTGCCCTCCAGGAGCTGGTAGACCCGGGGTTCCCGGCCAGATCCCTCTCCGTAGGCGAGGCAAACCGAGATCAGGTCCGGATTGTCGTACAGCAGATGCAGCAACTGGCGCCTGAGTTCGGTCTCATCCAAAACATCGGAACTGACGACGTTTCGGAAAGTTCTGCCCTGGGTCATGATCCGCACCAGCTTCTTGTCGATCAGTTGGACCTTTTCGCTGAGCAGGTTGCCGATCGATTCATTGGCCGAGTCAATGGTGACCCGGTTGATGAGCTGCCCGATGATCAGAAAGGTCACCGCCAGGACGATCACCAGAAAGAAGAAGATGAACGAGATGATCTGGAAAGCCAGGGTCTTAGTTTTTTTTCCTGATCTCATGGGGATAAAAGCTCTTGTAGTCGACCGGTTGGGAGATCCAGCCGTGTTCCAGCAAAATGGCCTGGACCTTGTCAAAGTCGTCCGGGTGCAGGTAGCCGATCGCGTCAGGATAGCGCAGGACGCGGTCTCTCATGTGGCCAAGCATCCAGGCCTGGTGGGCGCGGTTGGCCGGCAGATGGGCTTCCCGCAGATATCCAAGCACCACATCCAGGGTTTCCTCCGGATGGGCGAGGGCGTAGATCCAGCCTTCCAGGGTGGCTTCGGTGAATCTGGCGCATTCCTCCGGATGTTGGCCATAAAACTCTTTGGTGGTGTAAAGCCCGTCATCCACGATGTCAAAGCCATGGTCGCTGAGGTCAAATTGGATGAGGTCTTTTTCGTCCCAGCCCGTCATCAGGATGCGGTGGAGCTCATTGTAGTCCATGGCGTTCATCAGGTCGATGGCGTTGTTGAGCAGGAGGTTGACCGACCAGTCGACGGGCACGATCTGGGCGTCGTATTGGTTGTATTCCAAAAACAGCCGGACATACTCGCCCGGCTCGTCGCGCCAGATGCCGATCTTTTTGCCGTTGAGGTCTTCGATGGAGAGCAGGCGGGGAGTTTTTTTGCCCACCAGAATGGTGGAGTTTTTCTGGGATATCTGGGCCAGGTTGACTATTTCGGGGCCCGTGTGATAGTACTTGACCGCGGTCATCAGGTTCAGGTTGGAGATGTCCGAATGGCCATTCACCAGAGATCGGTAGGGAGGGAAATCTGAGCCTCCGGACAGGATCTGCACATCCAGCCCGCGCTTTTGGTAGAAGCCTTTTTCCAGGGCCATGTAGGAGCCGGCGAACTGGGCCTGGTGCAGCCATTTGAGCCTATAGCGGATGGGGAACAGATCCT
This portion of the Candidatus Syntrophosphaera sp. genome encodes:
- a CDS encoding PorT family protein, whose product is MKYLISLALIIVSAGCLFARTTVDFGPKLGFNLSQHYGTKAADNDLEVQSVMRPGISAGAWLDLNILPNFSLGYELLYSMKGSEQNITIIRMEEDGEMVELDKPAVMNVKYYLDYLEVPILLKVKTLDRPGWSISAITGTAMGIKVKGWHRLDGTFYLPLGDGEFDAIPVTEESRLEEVNLFDFSFVYGGNLELKGKVPLILEYRFTLGWDNLALPTFELFEPVQLRNQTYSLMLGYKF
- a CDS encoding ABC transporter substrate-binding protein, which translates into the protein MAGLCLPLAMLLLLLASACGQEAPQPQPQPRVQAEIPSQGNEDLFPIRYRLKWLHQAQFAGSYMALEKGFYQKRGLDVQILSGGSDFPPYRSLVNGHSDISNLNLMTAVKYYHTGPEIVNLAQISQKNSTILVGKKTPRLLSIEDLNGKKIGIWRDEPGEYVRLFLEYNQYDAQIVPVDWSVNLLLNNAIDLMNAMDYNELHRILMTGWDEKDLIQFDLSDHGFDIVDDGLYTTKEFYGQHPEECARFTEATLEGWIYALAHPEETLDVVLGYLREAHLPANRAHQAWMLGHMRDRVLRYPDAIGYLHPDDFDKVQAILLEHGWISQPVDYKSFYPHEIRKKN
- a CDS encoding T9SS type A sorting domain-containing protein, with protein sequence MKHIIALTALLILGSALFALLPLEPIYSSGPFGAQQIGLLTWSDRADSLVYYQGNSPQTITLEPSNFGAGWISGILPLPDHPYVGYRGQADELRVNPVFWDQGTAVPLSHHILVETDPAGDNLFSGDFLDILHYKAGFSSERLSFAIKNNSTEFPVSSGTTFFAYMVLLVDPASVPDDNPIVYGLMYTVDLGTIISPGLYKISGTGLTDQVRIGDISSSVDPQSELLLLSCALSDLAADADFSSWFDPDYPLIGTGVITSRITLTSGVQQADAVASAQLLFKPQLMPTANSFAPLLENPGAEYIVLDDQYVVRFHIAYTDADQNFPRVAEFLPDGGGAWQLQPNGEPQDLDFSSAVTFRTEGIPLAPPWNGQFRFSHGDEFVYLGLYPTAVNDDFMPGLSLSIHPNPARGSITLDPGTKLEGALDVSLYNPRGQRVKTWNFISPDTGPLSLDLRTLPAGIYFLRLRDTRGSRVKRFVKLD
- a CDS encoding 1-acyl-sn-glycerol-3-phosphate acyltransferase; this translates as MLKLLTTILWKAWYVLFMLLTFLALPFLLIFKPFVSPGKYRHLAWLVASTWARVTVRSTGSRVRINGRELIPNATRLVFIGNHQSLFDIPCFLGWIGRPVGFVAKQELFRIPALSQWMHQLPCVFIDRNSARQAMATFKASAEIIRQGHPLVIFPEGGRSDPEVLRKFHLGSLKLPQMADATIIPFAIKSSWRIMEIDNHIHAAQVTITILPPVRPDDPLYNQKIELAEHLQSMIGTALNE
- a CDS encoding SpoIIE family protein phosphatase — encoded protein: MRSGKKTKTLAFQIISFIFFFLVIVLAVTFLIIGQLINRVTIDSANESIGNLLSEKVQLIDKKLVRIMTQGRTFRNVVSSDVLDETELRRQLLHLLYDNPDLISVCLAYGEGSGREPRVYQLLEGRLSSKLIANPDYQYKDWYQIPYLTQKSYWSDPWFDADGSAQLVCSYSLPLVVNGSLMGILRLDLPLENLQRIALSIKAKDTGYAFLLSYNGTIVAHPEDSLAMNYTIFDLAEIHQDARLREIGKSIVNDESGIARIKDWDPEGDVWIYYRPLPSSHWTLAMIVPHAELVSDYNKLTLIYLIAAVIAFLIVAAIVYGRTHAINQPLKNLVDSLKLVGRGDLDFELSTSTNAYEIKFLTEAFEQMRASLKEYITNLRQVTAERNRIMNEVLFASAIQRNLIPKHDNPGLRPQNISTYGILEPAGQIGGDLYDYFLIDANHFCFGIADVVGKGIGAAMSMTMVTTLLRTVAPLYGTPAQIMGQLNGFLVKNNLESNFVTMTLGIIDLNTGELVFSNAGHVPLYLLRKDGRLRKFAATHSTALGFFEELAVESESLKLGPGDQIILVTDGVTEALSPDESLFGTAGLETILGELAETQPERTAQAILAAVRDFSRSDDQKDDITILVVEFQGNLPG